The Rhizobium sp. NXC24 genomic sequence ATATAGAATCTGCATATAGATCAGAGCGATGAGGCGTTCGCTGATGCCCTCTTCGTGCGAGCAATGAACTGTCGAGTTTATGGCCACCCATCTTACTGAAGGATGGGATGTATTTTGCAATGCGTATACGATACCGGAAGGTCTCGATCCTTGGCGGGTCGCAAACGAGGTAAGAGGAGAAGCGGATGGACAACGAGGTCTCATTCGAGACAAGCGGCAAAAGAGAGTCTCGTTATAGTGCGATGCGAGAAGCCGATTTGAAAGCGTTGGCAATTTCTGCGATCCGCGAGCACCGCCGACTTCTAGCCGCGGATGAAGCTGTCTACGAAGCGTGGACTCTTGCAACCGCCGACGCCTCGACTTCCAGCGACGTGCTCAAGAGCCTGCAAGATGAGTATCTCGATCGCCAAAAGAAGTCAGAAGCCCAGCAGGAAGAACTCTCGGAAATCATCGATGCGCTTGGTTATGTTCCTGATGTGCCCTCCGAAAACGACGAATGATGGTTACACCAAACCGCGGTCCTTCGCGATTGCCACGAGCTGAGGGATCGTCGCAGCATCCAGCTTCTTGCGTGCGCTATCGAAATAGTGCTGCACTGTTCTTGGGGTAATTCCCATTAAGAAGGCAATCTCCCACGCCTTTTTACCCTTTGCCGCCCACGTAAGACACATCGCTTCCCTTGGTGAAAGCAGCCGGCCGGGTGCGACGATCGTCGACGCAGCTATGATCTTCAGGCGATAGTGAACTGCCAACACGGCCTGCAGCGGGTTTAGTTGCTTCTGACATTTTGAAATATCAGCTTTGTGCCCCGAGGAAGCGAATGTCAGCATAATGATTGAGCCGAAACTGCCTTGAACGGGAACCGTCACCCCACTGCGAATGCCATGTTCGACCGCTTCATCCCGAAAACGCTTGAACTCAGAGCTCCCACGAGACGGCCAGTCATCGATCGCCCACGAAAACATTTCCATCCGGCGTTTGGCTTCCGTTACGACCGGATCCACCCGAGAATATTGGTTGCGTAGGTAAATTTTCTGCCATTTCTCGGGATAGGAACTGAGCGCGCGGGCGCTAAGGCCTTCCGTTTGCAGATAGGCAAAGAATTGAAATCCACACGAATGAACGAAGCCTTTGAGCCCGCGTTTGATCATCCGTTCATCGTATGAAGCTTCAACCATGTCAATGAGAGCGCTTAAGGCTGGATCCACAGACCTGTCTCCTTTCTGTTGTACGTGAAGGCGCCCCCGCTCCTTCGGAAGTGATACAGATCTGCGCTCACCAGCGCAAACGTCTATTCACCTCTATTTCGCAATCAAACCTTCTGACTAAGAGATGAAGTTAAACAAAGACTTTTTCTGATGCTGTATCACTGACTGCTGTAGGCAGAGGGGAAGACGATATCCTGATCGACCAAGACATTGAACTCGTATCCCGGCCGGATCTGGATTGTCGGCTGAACGTTCAAGTTCTTCGAGATGGTCTGCTCGGCAACGCGACCGAAGGTGTCCGCGAAATTCCGTCTGGCGGCATCGGAGGCCGTGTCCTGGGTGGCAAGCGTCGTGC encodes the following:
- a CDS encoding transcriptional repressor TraM, whose translation is MDNEVSFETSGKRESRYSAMREADLKALAISAIREHRRLLAADEAVYEAWTLATADASTSSDVLKSLQDEYLDRQKKSEAQQEELSEIIDALGYVPDVPSENDE
- a CDS encoding autoinducer binding domain-containing protein translates to MDPALSALIDMVEASYDERMIKRGLKGFVHSCGFQFFAYLQTEGLSARALSSYPEKWQKIYLRNQYSRVDPVVTEAKRRMEMFSWAIDDWPSRGSSEFKRFRDEAVEHGIRSGVTVPVQGSFGSIIMLTFASSGHKADISKCQKQLNPLQAVLAVHYRLKIIAASTIVAPGRLLSPREAMCLTWAAKGKKAWEIAFLMGITPRTVQHYFDSARKKLDAATIPQLVAIAKDRGLV